A stretch of Cynocephalus volans isolate mCynVol1 chromosome 9, mCynVol1.pri, whole genome shotgun sequence DNA encodes these proteins:
- the LOC134386472 gene encoding chromobox protein homolog 3-like, with product MASNKPTLQKMGKKQNGKSKKVVDAEPEEFVVEKALDRRVVNGKVEYFLRWKGFTDADSPWEPEENLDCPELIEAFLNSQKAGKEKDGTRRKSLTDSESDDSQSKKERDAVDKPRGFARGLDPERIIGATDSSGELMFLMERNHSDEADLVLAKEANVKCPQIVTAFYEERLTWHSCPEDEAQ from the coding sequence ATGGCCTCCAATAAACCTACATTgcaaaaaatgggaaagaaacagAATGGCAAAAGTAAAAAAGTTGTAGACGCAGAGCCTGAAGAATTTGTGGTGGAAAAAGCACTGGACCGACGTGTAGTGAATGGGAAGGTGGAGTATTTCCTCAGGTGGAAGGGATTTACAGATGCTGACAGTCCTTGGGAACCTGAAGAAAATTTGGATTGTCCAGAGTTAATCGAAGCATTTCTTAATTCTCAAAAAGCTGGTAAAGAAAAAGATGGCACAAGAAGAAAATCTTTAACTGACAGTGAATCGGATGATAGCCAAtcaaagaaggaaagagatgCTGTTGACAAACCAAGGGGCTTTGCCAGAGGCCTTGATCCTGAACGAATAATTGGTGCCACAGACAGCAGTGGAGAACTGATGTTTCTCATGGAACGGAACCATTCAGATGAGGCAGACTTGGTGCTGGCAAAAGAGGCTAATGTGAAGTGTCCTCAAATTGTAACTGCTTTTTATGAAGAGAGACTAACTTGGCATTCTTGTCCAGAAGATGAAGCTCAATAA